The Candidatus Desulfovibrio trichonymphae region CCATGTTTGCTGGTCAGGCAGATGCGCAGTTCCAGCTCTGGACAGGCCGGCCTCTGCCACCGCTTGCCTTTGACAGGCTCAGGGCGGCACTCGGCGGCGCGATCCCGGCTGAAGCGCGCCGACAAGACAACACTGATCCGCCGAACCCCACTTCTTACTCCGCGAGACCTGTATGCATATCCTGATACTGCATGGCGTCAACCTGAACATGCTCGGCAAACGCGACCCGGCCCACTACGGCACAGTCACCCTAGAAGAAATCAACGCGCGGCTCGCCGCACTGGCCAATGAACTTGACGTCGAAATCAGTTTTTTTCAGACAAATCATGAAGGCGAGATGGTGGAGCGCATACATCTGGCGTCAGCGGGCGACATTGACGGCGCGGTGTTCAACGCCGGCGCGTGGACGCACTACAGCTATGCCATTATGGACGCTCTCGGCATTCTTCGCGTGCCCGTGGTGGAAGTGCACATGTCCAACATACACGCGCGAGAGCCGTTCAGACGGCGGTCTGTTCTTGCACCCGTCTGTTCAGGCAGCATAGCCGGTTTCGGCGTTGCAAGCTATCTTCTTGCCCTGCGGGCCGTTGCGGAAATAGCGGCAACCACCCGCCCGGCATAAAAAAAGCCGTAACCCCGCTGAATATAAAAATAGTTTGACACCGCAACCAGTACGATCTGCTTCCTGTCTTCCGTGGCGGACAGGGAAACACAACTATCGGCATTTTTTAATTTTCATACAATTTTGACTTTACGTCACCTTTGAATTTTTACTATACGTTATCAAGTACTCACCCTGATTTTTAAGAATCATACAGTAAAGAACCCTCAGCCTCCAACCGGAAAGTTGCCATGAACGACGCCAACAACCTGAGCCGAATGCGCGATGCGGCTTTTACAAAGGATGTGGAGGCGCAAAGCGGCCAGAAAATGTCAGACTGCTACCAGTGCGGCAACTGCACCGCAGGCTGCCCCGCCGGATTTGTTTATGACCGTCAGGTCAACCAGATCATGCGCGCCGTGCAGCTTGGCCTGAAAGATGAAGCGCTTGGCTCGCGCTCTGTCTGGATGTGTCTGTCCTGTTCCACATGCTCGTTGCGCTGTCCAAACGACATTGATGTTGCGGCGGTTATGGAGACACTCAGGCATATGGCCCGCAGGGGAAATAGGGTGACGGCACCCAAAGTGGAAAATTTCTGGCTTTCCTTTCTCGACACCGTGCGCGCCTTCGGACGCGCCTATGAAATCGGCACCATGGCGCTGTATATGCTGCGTTCATTGCGCGTTTTCACAGACCTTGACCTCGTGCCGGTCGCCCTTAAAAAGAAAAAACTCGGCTTTAGGCCTCATGTCGTCCCTCACGGCGGCGCCGCCGCTGTAGCCCGCATCATGCGACGCTATAAAGAGCGCGCCGTGCATGAGGGGGTGCGCCCATGACATATGCCTACTATCCCGGTTGCTCGGCCAAGGGCTCGTCAGCGGACTACGAAAAATCCACGCAGGCCGTGTGCGATGTTCTTGGCTTGACTCTTGTTGAAATGTCGGACTGGAACTGCTGCGGTTCAACGCCGGCCCATGCTGTCGACACGGAACTGTCAGCCGCGCTTTGCGCCCGCAATCTGGACATCGCTGCGCGGCAGGGGGCGAAAATGCTGCTGACGCCCTGTCCGAGCTGTCTTTCCAACCTGAAGCACGCGGCAAATCGCTTGGAAAAACCTGAATTTCGCGCCCGTGTTGACGCGCTGCTGGACAACCCCGCAGCCGGCAATTTCCCTGCCGTCACATCTGTCATGCAGGGCATAGCCGCGCACTGTGATGTAAACGGCATTGCAAAACACATTCGTAAAAACCTCAAGGGACTGAAGCTGGCCGCCTATTACGGCTGTCTGATGAGCCGCCCTGCCAAGCTCATGGATTTCGGCGACCCGGAAAACCCGTCTCTCATGGAGAACCTGCTTACGGCATGTGGCGCGGAAATGTTAAATTTTCCACTCAAAACAGTCTGTTGCGGCGCATCGTACGGCATACCTGAACGGGCTGTGACGGCACGCCTTTCCGGCCGTATTCTCAAGCTCGCCGCCTGTATGCAGGCTGACGCCGTCGCTGTGGCTTGTCCGCTCTGCCAGATGAATCTGGATCTGCGCCAGCCGCAGGCCGCAAAGGCTGTCGATGCCTTCTTCAACATGCCCGTACTCTATTTTACACAGATAATGG contains the following coding sequences:
- the aroQ gene encoding type II 3-dehydroquinate dehydratase — protein: MHILILHGVNLNMLGKRDPAHYGTVTLEEINARLAALANELDVEISFFQTNHEGEMVERIHLASAGDIDGAVFNAGAWTHYSYAIMDALGILRVPVVEVHMSNIHAREPFRRRSVLAPVCSGSIAGFGVASYLLALRAVAEIAATTRPA
- a CDS encoding 4Fe-4S dicluster domain-containing protein, which codes for MNDANNLSRMRDAAFTKDVEAQSGQKMSDCYQCGNCTAGCPAGFVYDRQVNQIMRAVQLGLKDEALGSRSVWMCLSCSTCSLRCPNDIDVAAVMETLRHMARRGNRVTAPKVENFWLSFLDTVRAFGRAYEIGTMALYMLRSLRVFTDLDLVPVALKKKKLGFRPHVVPHGGAAAVARIMRRYKERAVHEGVRP
- a CDS encoding CoB--CoM heterodisulfide reductase iron-sulfur subunit B family protein, producing the protein MTYAYYPGCSAKGSSADYEKSTQAVCDVLGLTLVEMSDWNCCGSTPAHAVDTELSAALCARNLDIAARQGAKMLLTPCPSCLSNLKHAANRLEKPEFRARVDALLDNPAAGNFPAVTSVMQGIAAHCDVNGIAKHIRKNLKGLKLAAYYGCLMSRPAKLMDFGDPENPSLMENLLTACGAEMLNFPLKTVCCGASYGIPERAVTARLSGRILKLAACMQADAVAVACPLCQMNLDLRQPQAAKAVDAFFNMPVLYFTQIMGLAFGLSPTALGLEKLRVSADSLLRKLEAEGGRS